Within the Maribacter sp. BPC-D8 genome, the region GCAAAAACGAGCACATTGAAGAAACAAAAGAATGGCTCTTTCAAGGGCACTTTTGATCTTCCAAAAGAGAATTCATATGAATTCAAATACATTGTTGATGGAGAATATGTAAATGACAGTGAGGCTGATCGTTACCAATGGAATGATTTCGCAGGTTCTGAGAATGCTGTATTAGAATTGTAAAAAAATAGTATTTAAATATAGAAAGCCTGCTATTTTACATAGCAGGCTTTTTTTTTGACACTATTTTATAGTGTAATCTAATTCTTTTTAAATACACAGTTTTTATAACCAAATGAAGTTGATTCATATGAAGTGACCATTTTTAAACCAGATTCTTTAGCAAGCCAAGTAATTATTTCATCATCGTACTTTTGTGAAATTTCAGTGTGTATAGTTTCCCATTGCTTAAAATCGACGGTCAGCTCTAAATTTTTAATTTGTACAGTCTGTTCAATTTTTGAAACTAAGTAACTCTTTGCGGTTCCTGTTTCGGGGTTATAGACTTCCCAATGTAAAAACTGCTTTAAATCAAAGTTTGCATTTAGTTCGGTATTTATTCTATCAAGAACATTTTTATTGAAAGCAGCAGTAACCCCTTCTTTATCGTTATAAGCATCTAATATGGTCTGTGGATTTTTCTTTTGATCAAACCCCATGAACAATAAGTCTTCAGGTTGCATTAGCTGTTGAATCTTATTCATAAAAACAACTGCCTGCTCATGCTCTAAGTTGCCAATATTAGAACCTAAAAACAAAATTATTTTTCTGTTCTCGCGATTGCTTATTTCTTTAAGCGCCTCAAAATATGTTCCTTGAAAAGGTTTAACTTGTACTTCTGGTAATTCTTTTTCAATAGAATGCTGTAATTGACTTAATGCGTTGTCGCTTATATCATTGGGTACATAAGTGAAATCGATTTTTTGGTCGCTGAATTCTTTTAATAAAATTTTGGTCTTTTTGCCATCTCCAGCACCAAGTTCAATTAAGTCAAATGATCCAAAACCGGTAAACAGATTTGAGATTTCTTCTTTATTGTTGTTAAGTATTTCATACTCAGAATCGGTAAGATAGTAAGTGGGCATTGCCATAATATCTTGAAAAAGCTTATCTCCCTTTTTGTCGTAAAAATACATTGATGACAAATGCTTAGGGTTGTCAGTCAAACCTTGGTGAACTTCTTTTTCAAATTCACTTGTATTGGTGAGTGTCGTCTTAGTGTCTCGCATACGTAATCTGTCGTAATTATTTGGCTAACCTTATACCGGTAAACTGCCATTTTAAATCGGTTGAAAAAAAGTTGCGATAGGTGTGCCTTGCGTGTTTAATAGGTGTTGCTATTGAGCTACCTCTAAGTACTTTTTGGTTAACCATAAATTTACCGTTGTATTCACCTAAAGCTCCATCAACTTTTTTATAATTAGGGTAGGGTAGGTAGGCACTTTCTGTCCATTCCCAACGTTGTCCCCAATTAAATTGTTCCTGAGCGGCTTCCCACTCAAATTCAGTAGGTAGGCGACATCCTTTGTATTGAGCAAAGGCAAATGCTTCAAAATAAGAAATATGGGTAACAGGCGCGTCTAAATCAACTTCAGTTAATCCATTAAGGCTATAGTAATGCCATATTCCATCTATTTCGTGCCAGTATAATGGAGATGTTACTTGGTTTTGCTGTACCCAATCCCATCCAGCGGCATGCCAAAGGTCGAAACGTTTGTATCCGCCTGCTTTAATGAATTCAATATATTCGGCATTGGTAACGAGTTTGTTCGATATTTGATAGTCATGAAGATATACTTTATGTCTTCCTAATTCATTGTCAAAACAGAAGTCAGTAGAATTATGACCTATTTCATAAATTCCCTCACTCATATCTATCCATCTTTGAGTGTCTTTCTCAATGGTAAATTCTTCAAAAGTGTCTGAGTATTTAGGTAATAACGGGTTGTTCCCGAGAATATATTTAATATCTGTAAGAAGTAATTCTTGATGTTGCTTTTCGTGATGTATTCCTATTTCTAGAACGTTTAATAAAGTTTTGTCATCATTAGATGCTAACAGCCTCTTCATTGCTTGAGTTACATAATGTCTGTATTCATAAACCTTTTTTACTGAAGGTCTAGACAAATTACCTCGGTCTGCACGTACCACACGTTTACCTATAGTTTCGTAGTAGCTGTTAAATACAAACGAGAAATCGTCATCAAAAACTGTATAAGCCTTGTCGTATGATTTAAGAATAAATTCTTCAAAAAACCAAGTCGTATGACCTAGGTGCCATTTTGGTGGAGAGGCGTCAACGATAGGTTGTACCACATAATCTTCAATTTCTAGAGGCTTGCAAATAGCCTCGGTATGCTCTCTGGTTTCTAAAAAGAAATCTAAGAACGTATCAGTACTAACCATGAAAACAATTTTTATGGAAAGTTAAATAAAAATGATCAATTGAGTTTAACCTGATAAATTAAGAAATTGATACTATTAAAGCTTGAAGTTAATAGGAATGGAGTATGGAACCTTTTTAGGTACACCATTTTGGCTTCCTATTTGAAATTTTGGCAGTAATGAAATAATTCTTCGAGCTTCGTTTTCTAAAATTGGTGCAGGACCTTTTGTTTTAATGTCACCAACATTGCCTTCTTTGTCAATAGTGAACATGATGCTTACTCTGCCGCTGACCCTTTTTGCTATGGCTTCTTTAGGATAATTAAAGTTAGAACCAATATGCTGTTGCATAAGTGAATTAAAGGTTCTTCTATCTGTTAAATCATCTACCCTTGTCTGATTTGGGAATAAAGGAACTTCTTCAATAACACCACCTTTGAAAGTAGAACTACTATCTAGAGGAATTTTTTTTAAAAGATTATCGTTTGTAAGGTAATCGTATTTCAAGACGTATTTAGGTCTATCCTTTATAGGTTTTTTATTGTCGACTCTTAAAACATGCAATTCAGCAATTCTTTGATTGAGTTCTTTAGAGAATTTTTTATTCAGTTTTTTATCATTGATGTAAGTGTAAATTCTTTCATCATTGATTTGATTCAAATCATTTAAATTAAATCTGATACTTGTTTTTAAAGTGTCGATTTCCTGATTTCTCTTTTTGAATAAATCTTCGAGAATAACAAGTACCTCTTCCTCAACTTTAAGACTTAAGCAATCATTTTTATCTAAAGCATCTGCACACTCATCAATGACTATTTCTTCTTGTGGAAAATAAATAGAATCGTCTTGTGAAAAACAATTCATTGAAATGAAAGTACAAACGATAAGTAAAATTGATGCTTTTATTTTCATAGTTTAAATAGCTACTTTCCCTTTTATATGAGGATGTGGATTATAATCTACCAATTCAAAATCTTCGAATTTGAAATCAAAAATATCTTTCACTTCCGGATTCATTTTCATTTTAGGCAATGCTTTAGGTTCTCTACTTAATTGTAATTCAACCTGCTCCATATGATTATTGTAAATATGGGCGTCACCGAAAGTATGAATAAAATCGCCAGCTTCATAGCCACAAACCTGAGCCATCATCATTGTAAATAATGCGTAAGATGCAATATTGAAGGGTACACCTAAGAAGATATCTGCACTACGTTGGTATAATTGGCAAGACAATTTACCATCGGCAACATAAAATTGAAAGAATGCATGGCAAGGTGGTAAAGCGGCTTTACCATTAGAAACATTCTCAGAAAATGATTTAGAGGTGTCTGGCAATACGCTAGGGTTCCAAGCAGACACTAACATTCTTCTGCTGTTAGGGTTGGTTTTTAAAGAATGTACTACTTCTTTAATTTGATCAATTTCATCATCGTTCCAATTACGCCATTGATGACCATAAACCGGACCTAGATCTCCGTTTTCATCAGCCCATTCGTTCCAGATACGAACGCCGTTTTCTTGTAAATACTTTATATTGGTATCACCTTTTAAAAACCAAAGTAGTTCATATACAATAGATTTTAAATGTAATTTTTTGGTGGTCACCATTGGGAAACCTTCGCTGAGGTCAAATCTCATCTGATACCCAAAAACACTTTTAGTTCCGGTTCCTGTGCGGTCACCCTTTTGGTTTCCTTCAGTTAATACGTGATTAAGTAAGTCGTGATATTGTTTCATAAGAATAGAGCTCCCTGAGTCCTATATGTAGTTCTCTTACGGAGTAAAGATTATTGTTACTTCAAAAATAAAGAAAGATGATATTTAAAACAGTAGAATAACTTCTCAGTTATCAATAATTATCAACGAAATAATAAGTGTTCCCCTTTTGGGGGTTAGGGGGCATTTACCCTAAAATCATACCTGCAATAGTTGCAGAAAGTAATGATGCTAAAGAACCACCAAGAACTGCTTTCATTCCGAATTCAGATAAAGTCTTTCTTTGTCCTGGTGCTAGTGATCCAATACCGCCAATTTGAATACCTATTGAAGCGAAGTTTGCAAAACCACATAGCATATAAGTGGCCATAATAACAGACTTATTGAACTTTAAATGTGGTAAGGTGCTAAGATCCTTAAGCTCTGCTAATTGTATATAACCTACAAATTCACTTGCTACTAATTTAATACCTAATAATTGACCCATGAGCATAATGTCTTCATTGGCTACGCCAATTAACCACATTAAAGGGGCGAATATAGTACCCAGAATTGCTTCAAGAGAGAATTTAGAATACGCGGTGTTTTCAGCTATCCAGCTATTTAAATGTGTGAAATCTCCTGTCCACTCTAGAATACCGTTGACCATTGCAATAATGGCTACGAAAACTAAAAGCATAGCACCTACGTTAACGGCTAGTCTTAGTCCTTCAGTAGTTCCGTTTGCAATTGCGTCTAATACGTTGGCGCCAATTTTTTCAGAAGAGACGTGAACATCACTATTTACTTCTTCGGTTTGTGGATATAAAATTTTAGAAATTACAATGGCTCCAGGAGCAGCCATAACAGAGGCAGCCAATAAATGTTTGGCAAATACCAACTGTAGCAATTCATCTTCACCCCCTAAGAACCCGATATAAGCAGCTAAAACTGCACCGGCAACGGTTGCCATACCACCAATCATGACCAACAGAATTTCTGATTTGGTCATTTTTTCTAGGTATGCTTTTATTAAAAGAGGTGCTTCTGTTTGTCCAAGAAATATGTTTCCAGCTACAGAAAGACTTTCTGGTCCTGAAATACCCAATGTTTTGGAAAGTGCCCATGCAAGCCATTTTACTATTTTTTGTATGAATCCTAAATAAAACAGTAGAGATGTTAAAGCTGAGAAAAATATGATTGTAGGTAATACTTGAAAAGCAAAAATATATCCGAAAGTACCGGTATCGACAACTAAACCTTCAAATAGGAATTTACTACCCGCACGTGTAAA harbors:
- a CDS encoding isoamylase early set domain-containing protein, with protein sequence MAIAKKYLKTKPVCKVTFTVPADDAKKVAVVGDFNNWNAKTSTLKKQKNGSFKGTFDLPKENSYEFKYIVDGEYVNDSEADRYQWNDFAGSENAVLEL
- a CDS encoding L-histidine N(alpha)-methyltransferase: MRDTKTTLTNTSEFEKEVHQGLTDNPKHLSSMYFYDKKGDKLFQDIMAMPTYYLTDSEYEILNNNKEEISNLFTGFGSFDLIELGAGDGKKTKILLKEFSDQKIDFTYVPNDISDNALSQLQHSIEKELPEVQVKPFQGTYFEALKEISNRENRKIILFLGSNIGNLEHEQAVVFMNKIQQLMQPEDLLFMGFDQKKNPQTILDAYNDKEGVTAAFNKNVLDRINTELNANFDLKQFLHWEVYNPETGTAKSYLVSKIEQTVQIKNLELTVDFKQWETIHTEISQKYDDEIITWLAKESGLKMVTSYESTSFGYKNCVFKKN
- the egtB gene encoding ergothioneine biosynthesis protein EgtB — encoded protein: MVSTDTFLDFFLETREHTEAICKPLEIEDYVVQPIVDASPPKWHLGHTTWFFEEFILKSYDKAYTVFDDDFSFVFNSYYETIGKRVVRADRGNLSRPSVKKVYEYRHYVTQAMKRLLASNDDKTLLNVLEIGIHHEKQHQELLLTDIKYILGNNPLLPKYSDTFEEFTIEKDTQRWIDMSEGIYEIGHNSTDFCFDNELGRHKVYLHDYQISNKLVTNAEYIEFIKAGGYKRFDLWHAAGWDWVQQNQVTSPLYWHEIDGIWHYYSLNGLTEVDLDAPVTHISYFEAFAFAQYKGCRLPTEFEWEAAQEQFNWGQRWEWTESAYLPYPNYKKVDGALGEYNGKFMVNQKVLRGSSIATPIKHARHTYRNFFSTDLKWQFTGIRLAK
- a CDS encoding energy transducer TonB — its product is MKIKASILLIVCTFISMNCFSQDDSIYFPQEEIVIDECADALDKNDCLSLKVEEEVLVILEDLFKKRNQEIDTLKTSIRFNLNDLNQINDERIYTYINDKKLNKKFSKELNQRIAELHVLRVDNKKPIKDRPKYVLKYDYLTNDNLLKKIPLDSSSTFKGGVIEEVPLFPNQTRVDDLTDRRTFNSLMQQHIGSNFNYPKEAIAKRVSGRVSIMFTIDKEGNVGDIKTKGPAPILENEARRIISLLPKFQIGSQNGVPKKVPYSIPINFKL
- a CDS encoding thymidylate synthase: MKQYHDLLNHVLTEGNQKGDRTGTGTKSVFGYQMRFDLSEGFPMVTTKKLHLKSIVYELLWFLKGDTNIKYLQENGVRIWNEWADENGDLGPVYGHQWRNWNDDEIDQIKEVVHSLKTNPNSRRMLVSAWNPSVLPDTSKSFSENVSNGKAALPPCHAFFQFYVADGKLSCQLYQRSADIFLGVPFNIASYALFTMMMAQVCGYEAGDFIHTFGDAHIYNNHMEQVELQLSREPKALPKMKMNPEVKDIFDFKFEDFELVDYNPHPHIKGKVAI
- a CDS encoding NupC/NupG family nucleoside CNT transporter, which encodes MKKGKWLLFFALILTTITFAQDVDVTQTIQDTTDTILVEDVATAGVMGMEVNEGFSFNSLGRGVLGMAVLLFLAFLFSSNRRAINWKTVGIGLALQLVIAIGVLKIPFVQLVFEQIGRIFVSILEFTRAGSKFLFEGLVVDTGTFGYIFAFQVLPTIIFFSALTSLLFYLGFIQKIVKWLAWALSKTLGISGPESLSVAGNIFLGQTEAPLLIKAYLEKMTKSEILLVMIGGMATVAGAVLAAYIGFLGGEDELLQLVFAKHLLAASVMAAPGAIVISKILYPQTEEVNSDVHVSSEKIGANVLDAIANGTTEGLRLAVNVGAMLLVFVAIIAMVNGILEWTGDFTHLNSWIAENTAYSKFSLEAILGTIFAPLMWLIGVANEDIMLMGQLLGIKLVASEFVGYIQLAELKDLSTLPHLKFNKSVIMATYMLCGFANFASIGIQIGGIGSLAPGQRKTLSEFGMKAVLGGSLASLLSATIAGMILG